One window from the genome of Rhea pennata isolate bPtePen1 chromosome 16, bPtePen1.pri, whole genome shotgun sequence encodes:
- the STAU1 gene encoding double-stranded RNA-binding protein Staufen homolog 1 isoform X2: protein MSQVQIQNPSAALAGNQILNKNPSLSQPLSIPSTTSSLPSENAGRPIQNSALPSASVTSTNAAAAPSNMANPKEKTPMCLVNELARFNKIQPEYKLLSEQGPAHSKVFTVQLTLGDQHWEAEGTSIKKAQHAAAAKALEGTKFPKPTARPSRSEGKNPDSVTPTVELNALCMKLGKKPMYKPIDPYTGMRSTYNYTMRGGAYPPRYFYPFPVGPLLYQVELSIGGQQFHGKGRTRQAAKHDAAAKALKVLQNEPLPEKPEVNGKEPDDENLNKSEISQVFEIALKRNLPVNFEVTKESGPPHMKSFVTKVSVGEFMGEGEGKSKKISKKNAAIAVLEELKKLPPLPTVEKMKPRIKKKTKSIVKLQTSPEYGQGMNPISRLAQIQQAKKEKEPEYMLITERGLPRRREFVMQVKVGVHTAEGMGTNKKVAKRNAAENMLELLGFKVPQPQPPKPALKTEEKTPVKKPGDGRKVTFFEPGSEETSPSNKDDEFRMPYLSHQQLPAGILPMVPEVAQAVGANQGHHTKEFNRAAPNPAKATVTAMIARELLYGGTSPTAETILKNNNSSGHVPHGPLTRPSEQLDYLSNVQGIQVEYKDFPKNNKNEFVSLINCSSQPPLISHGIGKDVESCHDMAALNILKLLSELDQQTTEMPRTGNGPMSVCVKQEMESDPLLKPANSNTLGQTLDSTA from the exons ATGTCTCAAGTTCAAATTCAGAATCCTTCTGCTGCCCTTGCAGGGAACCAAATATTAAATAAGAACCCGTCTCTTTCACAGCCTTTGAGTATTCCTTCTACTACTAGTTCTTTACCCTCTGAAAATGCAGGTAGACCTATCCAAAACTCTGCTTTACCCTCTGCATCTGTTACATCCACCAATGCAGCTGCAG CTCCTTCTAACATGGCAAACCCCAAAGAGAAAACCCCAATGTGTCTTGTGAATGAGTTAGCCCGTTTCAACAAGATTCAGCCTGAATATAAGCTTTTAAGTGAGCAAGGTCCAGCTCATTCTAAG GTGTTTACAGTGCAGTTGACTCTTGGGGACCAGCACTGGGAAGCTGAAGGAACTAGTATTAAAAAAGCGCAAcatgcagcagctgccaaagcttTAGAAGGGACAAAATTCCCTAAACCTACAGCTCGTCCATCTCGTAGCGAAGGAAAGAATCCAG ACAGTGTAACCCCCACAGTGGAGCTAAATGCACTTTGCATGAAGCTGGGAAAGAAACCTATGTACAAACCTATTGATCCTTATACGGGGATGAGATCCACTTACAACTATACTATGAGAGGTGGTGCTTATCCTCCACG GTACTTTTACCCATTTCCTGTTGGGCCCTTACTTTATCAAGTTGAGCTTTCAATTGGAGGGCAGCAGTTTCATGGGAAAGGAAGAACAAGACAAGCTGCTAAACATGATGCAGCTGCTAAAGCACTGAAAGTTCTGCAGAATGAGCCCTTGCCTGAGAAACCAGAG GTTAACGGAAAAGAACCAGATGATGAAAATCTcaataaatctgaaataagCCAAGTTTTTGAGATTGCACTTAAAAGGAACTTGCCTGTGAATTTTGAG GTGACCAAGGAAAGTGGTCCTCCCCATATGAAGAGCTTTGTAACCAAGGTGTCAGTTGGAGAGTTCATGGGTGAAGGTGAAGGAAAGAGCAAGAAGATCTCTAAGAAAAATGCTGCAATAGCAGTCctagaagaactgaaaaaattgCCACCTCTTCCTACAGttgaaaaaatgaaaccacgaatcaaaaagaaaacaaaatcaatagTGAAG CTGCAAACAAGTCCAGAATATGGTCAAGGAATGAATCCTATTAGCAGACTTGCCCAGATACAGCAggccaagaaagaaaaggaaccaGAGTACATGCTCATCACAGAACGTGGTCTTCCAAGGCGCAGGGAATTTGTTATGCAG GTGAAAGTTGGTGTACACACAGCTGAAGGAATGGGCACGAACAAAAAAGTCGCTAAACGCAATGCTGCTGAAAATATGTTGGAACTTCTAGGTTTCAAAGTCCCTCAACCTCAACCTCCAAAGCCAGCattaaagacagaagagaag acaCCAGTGAAGAAACCAGGTGATGGAAGAAAAGTAACCTTCTTTGAGCCAGGCTCTGAAGAGACTTCACCTA GTAATAAAGATGATGAGTTTAGGATGCCTTATCTCAGCCATCAGCAGCTTCCTGCTGGAATTCTTCCCATGGTCCCTGAGGTTGCACAAGCTGTAGGAGCCAATCAAGGACACCACACCAAAGAGTTCAATAGGGCAGCTCCAAATCCTGCCAAGGCTACAGTAACAGCAATGATTGCTAGAGAGCTATTGTATGGTGGTACTTCTCCTACTGCTGAgaccatattaaaaaataacaactcATCAGGCCACGTACCCCATGGACCACTTACTAGGCCCTCTGAGCAGCTGGACTATCTTTCCAATGTTCAAGGAATCCAG gttGAATACAAAGACTTTccaaaaaataacaagaatgaGTTTGTATCTCTTATAAACTGTTCCTCTCAGCCACCACTGATCAGCCATGGAATTGGAAAGGATGTAGAATCTTGCCATGATATG GCTGCATTGAACATTTTAAAGTTGCTGTCTGAGTTGGACCAACAAACCACAGAGATGCCAAGAACAGGAAATGGACCAATGTCTGT ATGTGTGAAACAAGAAATGGAAAGTGACCCTCTTCTCAAACCGGCTAACTCAAACACTTTGGGACAAACACTGGACAGCACTGCCTAA
- the STAU1 gene encoding double-stranded RNA-binding protein Staufen homolog 1 isoform X1: MSQVQIQNPSAALAGNQILNKNPSLSQPLSIPSTTSSLPSENAGRPIQNSALPSASVTSTNAAAAPSNMANPKEKTPMCLVNELARFNKIQPEYKLLSEQGPAHSKVFTVQLTLGDQHWEAEGTSIKKAQHAAAAKALEGTKFPKPTARPSRSEGKNPDSVTPTVELNALCMKLGKKPMYKPIDPYTGMRSTYNYTMRGGAYPPRYFYPFPVGPLLYQVELSIGGQQFHGKGRTRQAAKHDAAAKALKVLQNEPLPEKPEVNGKEPDDENLNKSEISQVFEIALKRNLPVNFEFFPLKQVTKESGPPHMKSFVTKVSVGEFMGEGEGKSKKISKKNAAIAVLEELKKLPPLPTVEKMKPRIKKKTKSIVKLQTSPEYGQGMNPISRLAQIQQAKKEKEPEYMLITERGLPRRREFVMQVKVGVHTAEGMGTNKKVAKRNAAENMLELLGFKVPQPQPPKPALKTEEKTPVKKPGDGRKVTFFEPGSEETSPSNKDDEFRMPYLSHQQLPAGILPMVPEVAQAVGANQGHHTKEFNRAAPNPAKATVTAMIARELLYGGTSPTAETILKNNNSSGHVPHGPLTRPSEQLDYLSNVQGIQVEYKDFPKNNKNEFVSLINCSSQPPLISHGIGKDVESCHDMAALNILKLLSELDQQTTEMPRTGNGPMSVCVKQEMESDPLLKPANSNTLGQTLDSTA, encoded by the exons ATGTCTCAAGTTCAAATTCAGAATCCTTCTGCTGCCCTTGCAGGGAACCAAATATTAAATAAGAACCCGTCTCTTTCACAGCCTTTGAGTATTCCTTCTACTACTAGTTCTTTACCCTCTGAAAATGCAGGTAGACCTATCCAAAACTCTGCTTTACCCTCTGCATCTGTTACATCCACCAATGCAGCTGCAG CTCCTTCTAACATGGCAAACCCCAAAGAGAAAACCCCAATGTGTCTTGTGAATGAGTTAGCCCGTTTCAACAAGATTCAGCCTGAATATAAGCTTTTAAGTGAGCAAGGTCCAGCTCATTCTAAG GTGTTTACAGTGCAGTTGACTCTTGGGGACCAGCACTGGGAAGCTGAAGGAACTAGTATTAAAAAAGCGCAAcatgcagcagctgccaaagcttTAGAAGGGACAAAATTCCCTAAACCTACAGCTCGTCCATCTCGTAGCGAAGGAAAGAATCCAG ACAGTGTAACCCCCACAGTGGAGCTAAATGCACTTTGCATGAAGCTGGGAAAGAAACCTATGTACAAACCTATTGATCCTTATACGGGGATGAGATCCACTTACAACTATACTATGAGAGGTGGTGCTTATCCTCCACG GTACTTTTACCCATTTCCTGTTGGGCCCTTACTTTATCAAGTTGAGCTTTCAATTGGAGGGCAGCAGTTTCATGGGAAAGGAAGAACAAGACAAGCTGCTAAACATGATGCAGCTGCTAAAGCACTGAAAGTTCTGCAGAATGAGCCCTTGCCTGAGAAACCAGAG GTTAACGGAAAAGAACCAGATGATGAAAATCTcaataaatctgaaataagCCAAGTTTTTGAGATTGCACTTAAAAGGAACTTGCCTGTGAATTTTGAG TTTTTCCCTCTGAAACAGGTGACCAAGGAAAGTGGTCCTCCCCATATGAAGAGCTTTGTAACCAAGGTGTCAGTTGGAGAGTTCATGGGTGAAGGTGAAGGAAAGAGCAAGAAGATCTCTAAGAAAAATGCTGCAATAGCAGTCctagaagaactgaaaaaattgCCACCTCTTCCTACAGttgaaaaaatgaaaccacgaatcaaaaagaaaacaaaatcaatagTGAAG CTGCAAACAAGTCCAGAATATGGTCAAGGAATGAATCCTATTAGCAGACTTGCCCAGATACAGCAggccaagaaagaaaaggaaccaGAGTACATGCTCATCACAGAACGTGGTCTTCCAAGGCGCAGGGAATTTGTTATGCAG GTGAAAGTTGGTGTACACACAGCTGAAGGAATGGGCACGAACAAAAAAGTCGCTAAACGCAATGCTGCTGAAAATATGTTGGAACTTCTAGGTTTCAAAGTCCCTCAACCTCAACCTCCAAAGCCAGCattaaagacagaagagaag acaCCAGTGAAGAAACCAGGTGATGGAAGAAAAGTAACCTTCTTTGAGCCAGGCTCTGAAGAGACTTCACCTA GTAATAAAGATGATGAGTTTAGGATGCCTTATCTCAGCCATCAGCAGCTTCCTGCTGGAATTCTTCCCATGGTCCCTGAGGTTGCACAAGCTGTAGGAGCCAATCAAGGACACCACACCAAAGAGTTCAATAGGGCAGCTCCAAATCCTGCCAAGGCTACAGTAACAGCAATGATTGCTAGAGAGCTATTGTATGGTGGTACTTCTCCTACTGCTGAgaccatattaaaaaataacaactcATCAGGCCACGTACCCCATGGACCACTTACTAGGCCCTCTGAGCAGCTGGACTATCTTTCCAATGTTCAAGGAATCCAG gttGAATACAAAGACTTTccaaaaaataacaagaatgaGTTTGTATCTCTTATAAACTGTTCCTCTCAGCCACCACTGATCAGCCATGGAATTGGAAAGGATGTAGAATCTTGCCATGATATG GCTGCATTGAACATTTTAAAGTTGCTGTCTGAGTTGGACCAACAAACCACAGAGATGCCAAGAACAGGAAATGGACCAATGTCTGT ATGTGTGAAACAAGAAATGGAAAGTGACCCTCTTCTCAAACCGGCTAACTCAAACACTTTGGGACAAACACTGGACAGCACTGCCTAA
- the STAU1 gene encoding double-stranded RNA-binding protein Staufen homolog 1 isoform X3 — MSQVQIQNPSAALAGNQILNKNPSLSQPLSIPSTTSSLPSENAGRPIQNSALPSASVTSTNAAAAPSNMANPKEKTPMCLVNELARFNKIQPEYKLLSEQGPAHSKVFTVQLTLGDQHWEAEGTSIKKAQHAAAAKALEGTKFPKPTARPSRSEGKNPDSVTPTVELNALCMKLGKKPMYKPIDPYTGMRSTYNYTMRGGAYPPRYFYPFPVGPLLYQVELSIGGQQFHGKGRTRQAAKHDAAAKALKVLQNEPLPEKPEVTKESGPPHMKSFVTKVSVGEFMGEGEGKSKKISKKNAAIAVLEELKKLPPLPTVEKMKPRIKKKTKSIVKLQTSPEYGQGMNPISRLAQIQQAKKEKEPEYMLITERGLPRRREFVMQVKVGVHTAEGMGTNKKVAKRNAAENMLELLGFKVPQPQPPKPALKTEEKTPVKKPGDGRKVTFFEPGSEETSPSNKDDEFRMPYLSHQQLPAGILPMVPEVAQAVGANQGHHTKEFNRAAPNPAKATVTAMIARELLYGGTSPTAETILKNNNSSGHVPHGPLTRPSEQLDYLSNVQGIQVEYKDFPKNNKNEFVSLINCSSQPPLISHGIGKDVESCHDMAALNILKLLSELDQQTTEMPRTGNGPMSVCVKQEMESDPLLKPANSNTLGQTLDSTA, encoded by the exons ATGTCTCAAGTTCAAATTCAGAATCCTTCTGCTGCCCTTGCAGGGAACCAAATATTAAATAAGAACCCGTCTCTTTCACAGCCTTTGAGTATTCCTTCTACTACTAGTTCTTTACCCTCTGAAAATGCAGGTAGACCTATCCAAAACTCTGCTTTACCCTCTGCATCTGTTACATCCACCAATGCAGCTGCAG CTCCTTCTAACATGGCAAACCCCAAAGAGAAAACCCCAATGTGTCTTGTGAATGAGTTAGCCCGTTTCAACAAGATTCAGCCTGAATATAAGCTTTTAAGTGAGCAAGGTCCAGCTCATTCTAAG GTGTTTACAGTGCAGTTGACTCTTGGGGACCAGCACTGGGAAGCTGAAGGAACTAGTATTAAAAAAGCGCAAcatgcagcagctgccaaagcttTAGAAGGGACAAAATTCCCTAAACCTACAGCTCGTCCATCTCGTAGCGAAGGAAAGAATCCAG ACAGTGTAACCCCCACAGTGGAGCTAAATGCACTTTGCATGAAGCTGGGAAAGAAACCTATGTACAAACCTATTGATCCTTATACGGGGATGAGATCCACTTACAACTATACTATGAGAGGTGGTGCTTATCCTCCACG GTACTTTTACCCATTTCCTGTTGGGCCCTTACTTTATCAAGTTGAGCTTTCAATTGGAGGGCAGCAGTTTCATGGGAAAGGAAGAACAAGACAAGCTGCTAAACATGATGCAGCTGCTAAAGCACTGAAAGTTCTGCAGAATGAGCCCTTGCCTGAGAAACCAGAG GTGACCAAGGAAAGTGGTCCTCCCCATATGAAGAGCTTTGTAACCAAGGTGTCAGTTGGAGAGTTCATGGGTGAAGGTGAAGGAAAGAGCAAGAAGATCTCTAAGAAAAATGCTGCAATAGCAGTCctagaagaactgaaaaaattgCCACCTCTTCCTACAGttgaaaaaatgaaaccacgaatcaaaaagaaaacaaaatcaatagTGAAG CTGCAAACAAGTCCAGAATATGGTCAAGGAATGAATCCTATTAGCAGACTTGCCCAGATACAGCAggccaagaaagaaaaggaaccaGAGTACATGCTCATCACAGAACGTGGTCTTCCAAGGCGCAGGGAATTTGTTATGCAG GTGAAAGTTGGTGTACACACAGCTGAAGGAATGGGCACGAACAAAAAAGTCGCTAAACGCAATGCTGCTGAAAATATGTTGGAACTTCTAGGTTTCAAAGTCCCTCAACCTCAACCTCCAAAGCCAGCattaaagacagaagagaag acaCCAGTGAAGAAACCAGGTGATGGAAGAAAAGTAACCTTCTTTGAGCCAGGCTCTGAAGAGACTTCACCTA GTAATAAAGATGATGAGTTTAGGATGCCTTATCTCAGCCATCAGCAGCTTCCTGCTGGAATTCTTCCCATGGTCCCTGAGGTTGCACAAGCTGTAGGAGCCAATCAAGGACACCACACCAAAGAGTTCAATAGGGCAGCTCCAAATCCTGCCAAGGCTACAGTAACAGCAATGATTGCTAGAGAGCTATTGTATGGTGGTACTTCTCCTACTGCTGAgaccatattaaaaaataacaactcATCAGGCCACGTACCCCATGGACCACTTACTAGGCCCTCTGAGCAGCTGGACTATCTTTCCAATGTTCAAGGAATCCAG gttGAATACAAAGACTTTccaaaaaataacaagaatgaGTTTGTATCTCTTATAAACTGTTCCTCTCAGCCACCACTGATCAGCCATGGAATTGGAAAGGATGTAGAATCTTGCCATGATATG GCTGCATTGAACATTTTAAAGTTGCTGTCTGAGTTGGACCAACAAACCACAGAGATGCCAAGAACAGGAAATGGACCAATGTCTGT ATGTGTGAAACAAGAAATGGAAAGTGACCCTCTTCTCAAACCGGCTAACTCAAACACTTTGGGACAAACACTGGACAGCACTGCCTAA
- the STAU1 gene encoding double-stranded RNA-binding protein Staufen homolog 1 isoform X4 codes for MSQVQIQNPSAALAGNQILNKNPSLSQPLSIPSTTSSLPSENAGRPIQNSALPSASVTSTNAAAAPSNMANPKEKTPMCLVNELARFNKIQPEYKLLSEQGPAHSKVFTVQLTLGDQHWEAEGTSIKKAQHAAAAKALEGTKFPKPTARPSRSEGKNPDSVTPTVELNALCMKLGKKPMYKPIDPYTGMRSTYNYTMRGGAYPPRYFYPFPVGPLLYQVELSIGGQQFHGKGRTRQAAKHDAAAKALKVLQNEPLPEKPEVNGKEPDDENLNKSEISQVFEIALKRNLPVNFEFFPLKQVTKESGPPHMKSFVTKVSVGEFMGEGEGKSKKISKKNAAIAVLEELKKLPPLPTVEKMKPRIKKKTKSIVKVKVGVHTAEGMGTNKKVAKRNAAENMLELLGFKVPQPQPPKPALKTEEKTPVKKPGDGRKVTFFEPGSEETSPSNKDDEFRMPYLSHQQLPAGILPMVPEVAQAVGANQGHHTKEFNRAAPNPAKATVTAMIARELLYGGTSPTAETILKNNNSSGHVPHGPLTRPSEQLDYLSNVQGIQVEYKDFPKNNKNEFVSLINCSSQPPLISHGIGKDVESCHDMAALNILKLLSELDQQTTEMPRTGNGPMSVCVKQEMESDPLLKPANSNTLGQTLDSTA; via the exons ATGTCTCAAGTTCAAATTCAGAATCCTTCTGCTGCCCTTGCAGGGAACCAAATATTAAATAAGAACCCGTCTCTTTCACAGCCTTTGAGTATTCCTTCTACTACTAGTTCTTTACCCTCTGAAAATGCAGGTAGACCTATCCAAAACTCTGCTTTACCCTCTGCATCTGTTACATCCACCAATGCAGCTGCAG CTCCTTCTAACATGGCAAACCCCAAAGAGAAAACCCCAATGTGTCTTGTGAATGAGTTAGCCCGTTTCAACAAGATTCAGCCTGAATATAAGCTTTTAAGTGAGCAAGGTCCAGCTCATTCTAAG GTGTTTACAGTGCAGTTGACTCTTGGGGACCAGCACTGGGAAGCTGAAGGAACTAGTATTAAAAAAGCGCAAcatgcagcagctgccaaagcttTAGAAGGGACAAAATTCCCTAAACCTACAGCTCGTCCATCTCGTAGCGAAGGAAAGAATCCAG ACAGTGTAACCCCCACAGTGGAGCTAAATGCACTTTGCATGAAGCTGGGAAAGAAACCTATGTACAAACCTATTGATCCTTATACGGGGATGAGATCCACTTACAACTATACTATGAGAGGTGGTGCTTATCCTCCACG GTACTTTTACCCATTTCCTGTTGGGCCCTTACTTTATCAAGTTGAGCTTTCAATTGGAGGGCAGCAGTTTCATGGGAAAGGAAGAACAAGACAAGCTGCTAAACATGATGCAGCTGCTAAAGCACTGAAAGTTCTGCAGAATGAGCCCTTGCCTGAGAAACCAGAG GTTAACGGAAAAGAACCAGATGATGAAAATCTcaataaatctgaaataagCCAAGTTTTTGAGATTGCACTTAAAAGGAACTTGCCTGTGAATTTTGAG TTTTTCCCTCTGAAACAGGTGACCAAGGAAAGTGGTCCTCCCCATATGAAGAGCTTTGTAACCAAGGTGTCAGTTGGAGAGTTCATGGGTGAAGGTGAAGGAAAGAGCAAGAAGATCTCTAAGAAAAATGCTGCAATAGCAGTCctagaagaactgaaaaaattgCCACCTCTTCCTACAGttgaaaaaatgaaaccacgaatcaaaaagaaaacaaaatcaatagTGAAG GTGAAAGTTGGTGTACACACAGCTGAAGGAATGGGCACGAACAAAAAAGTCGCTAAACGCAATGCTGCTGAAAATATGTTGGAACTTCTAGGTTTCAAAGTCCCTCAACCTCAACCTCCAAAGCCAGCattaaagacagaagagaag acaCCAGTGAAGAAACCAGGTGATGGAAGAAAAGTAACCTTCTTTGAGCCAGGCTCTGAAGAGACTTCACCTA GTAATAAAGATGATGAGTTTAGGATGCCTTATCTCAGCCATCAGCAGCTTCCTGCTGGAATTCTTCCCATGGTCCCTGAGGTTGCACAAGCTGTAGGAGCCAATCAAGGACACCACACCAAAGAGTTCAATAGGGCAGCTCCAAATCCTGCCAAGGCTACAGTAACAGCAATGATTGCTAGAGAGCTATTGTATGGTGGTACTTCTCCTACTGCTGAgaccatattaaaaaataacaactcATCAGGCCACGTACCCCATGGACCACTTACTAGGCCCTCTGAGCAGCTGGACTATCTTTCCAATGTTCAAGGAATCCAG gttGAATACAAAGACTTTccaaaaaataacaagaatgaGTTTGTATCTCTTATAAACTGTTCCTCTCAGCCACCACTGATCAGCCATGGAATTGGAAAGGATGTAGAATCTTGCCATGATATG GCTGCATTGAACATTTTAAAGTTGCTGTCTGAGTTGGACCAACAAACCACAGAGATGCCAAGAACAGGAAATGGACCAATGTCTGT ATGTGTGAAACAAGAAATGGAAAGTGACCCTCTTCTCAAACCGGCTAACTCAAACACTTTGGGACAAACACTGGACAGCACTGCCTAA